One window of Agromyces rhizosphaerae genomic DNA carries:
- the glgX gene encoding glycogen debranching protein GlgX: protein MQAWPGTAYPLGATFDGSGTNFALFSEAAERVELCLFDEDGTETRVELQDVDAFVWHAYLPQVQPGQRYGYRVHGAYDPKRGLRANPNKVLLDPYAKAMAGAFDWDQALFSYDFGDPDSRNDEDSAAHVMHSVVINPFFDWAGDRPPKTPYNETVIYEAHVKGLTELHPAIPEEQRGTYSGVAHPAVIEHLQRLGVTALELMPVHQFVQDSTLLEKGLRNYWGYNTIGFLAPHNEYSSTGELGQQAQEFKSMVRALHEAGIEVIIDVVYNHTAEGNHLGPTIGFRGIDNAAYYKLEEADKRYYTDYTGTGNSLNVRHPHALQLIMDSLRYWVLEMHVDGFRFDLAATLAREFYDVDRLSSFFDLVQQDPVVSQVKLIAEPWDVGPGGYQVGNFPPQWTEWNGKYRDEVRDFWRGEPSSLGEFAGRITGSADLYENSGRFPFASINFVTAHDGFTLHDLVSYNEKHNQANGEGGKDGESHNRSWNSGAEGETTDPEVLTLRARQQRNFIATLMLSQGVPMLLHGDELGRTQLGNNNVYAQDNELSWVHWDAADEPLIEFTAAVSRLRKDHPTFRRRQFFDGRPVESEEGAKLPDIVWLRRDGTRMQPADWDRPLARTVGVFLNGDGIRERDARGEPITDVDFLLFFNADPEPAKFTIPTRTRRQWDIILDTSGMSADAPPKRAGQRLTLVGKSLLVMRAHAVDEAEPDHSVAASLAVRSAQTGAIPVQSSAAFDAMLARGGGDIETEDPEPGQEAREAAAEAAAAGDAEAAEREAAAEAEAVAEAATEIEAKAAARVASPRSASAAVEATDAASATRTPTKPIPSPVDDEPDAPADSDSEPPEPSEPSEPPTED, encoded by the coding sequence ATGCAGGCGTGGCCCGGAACCGCATATCCGCTCGGCGCGACATTCGACGGCAGCGGCACCAACTTCGCCCTGTTCAGCGAGGCCGCGGAGCGCGTCGAGCTCTGCCTCTTCGATGAGGACGGCACCGAGACCCGCGTCGAGCTGCAGGACGTCGACGCGTTCGTCTGGCACGCCTACCTGCCGCAGGTGCAGCCCGGCCAGCGCTACGGCTACCGGGTGCACGGCGCGTACGACCCGAAGCGGGGGCTGCGGGCGAACCCGAACAAGGTGCTGCTCGACCCGTACGCGAAGGCCATGGCGGGCGCGTTCGACTGGGACCAGGCGCTGTTCTCGTACGACTTCGGCGACCCCGACTCGCGCAACGACGAGGACTCGGCCGCGCACGTCATGCACTCGGTCGTCATCAACCCGTTCTTCGACTGGGCGGGTGACCGGCCGCCCAAGACGCCGTACAACGAGACGGTGATCTACGAGGCCCACGTGAAGGGCCTCACCGAGCTGCATCCGGCCATTCCCGAGGAGCAGCGCGGCACGTACTCCGGGGTCGCGCACCCGGCGGTCATCGAGCACCTCCAGCGGCTCGGCGTGACCGCGCTCGAGCTCATGCCCGTGCACCAGTTCGTCCAGGACTCGACGCTGCTCGAGAAGGGCCTGCGCAACTACTGGGGCTACAACACGATCGGCTTCCTCGCGCCGCACAACGAGTACTCGTCGACCGGTGAGCTCGGCCAGCAAGCGCAGGAGTTCAAGTCGATGGTGCGGGCCCTGCACGAGGCCGGCATCGAGGTCATCATCGACGTCGTCTACAACCACACCGCCGAGGGCAACCACCTGGGGCCGACCATCGGGTTCCGCGGCATCGACAACGCCGCGTACTACAAGCTCGAGGAGGCCGACAAGCGGTACTACACCGACTACACCGGCACCGGGAACTCGCTGAACGTGCGGCATCCGCACGCCCTGCAGCTCATCATGGACAGCCTGCGGTACTGGGTGCTGGAGATGCACGTCGACGGGTTCCGCTTCGACCTCGCGGCGACGCTCGCACGCGAGTTCTACGACGTCGACCGCCTGTCGAGCTTCTTCGACCTCGTGCAGCAGGACCCGGTGGTCTCGCAGGTGAAGCTCATCGCGGAGCCGTGGGACGTCGGGCCCGGCGGGTACCAGGTCGGCAACTTCCCGCCGCAGTGGACCGAGTGGAACGGGAAGTACCGCGACGAGGTGCGCGACTTCTGGCGCGGCGAGCCGTCGAGCCTCGGCGAGTTCGCGGGGCGCATCACCGGTTCGGCCGACCTGTACGAGAACAGCGGCCGGTTCCCGTTCGCGTCGATCAACTTCGTGACCGCGCACGACGGGTTCACGCTGCACGACCTCGTGTCGTACAACGAGAAGCACAACCAGGCCAACGGCGAGGGCGGCAAGGACGGCGAATCGCACAACCGCTCGTGGAACTCGGGCGCAGAGGGCGAGACGACCGACCCCGAGGTGCTCACGCTTCGGGCCCGCCAGCAGCGCAACTTCATCGCGACCCTGATGCTCTCGCAGGGCGTGCCGATGCTGCTGCACGGCGACGAGCTCGGACGCACGCAGCTCGGCAACAACAACGTCTACGCGCAGGACAACGAGCTGAGCTGGGTGCACTGGGATGCCGCGGACGAGCCGCTGATCGAGTTCACCGCCGCGGTGTCGCGCCTGCGCAAGGACCACCCGACTTTCCGCCGCCGCCAGTTCTTCGACGGCCGCCCGGTCGAGAGCGAGGAGGGCGCGAAGCTGCCCGACATCGTCTGGCTGCGCCGCGACGGCACGCGCATGCAGCCCGCCGACTGGGACCGGCCGCTCGCACGCACCGTGGGCGTGTTCCTGAACGGCGACGGCATCCGCGAGCGCGACGCACGCGGCGAGCCGATCACCGACGTCGACTTCCTGCTCTTCTTCAACGCCGACCCCGAGCCGGCGAAGTTCACGATCCCCACCCGCACCAGGCGGCAGTGGGACATCATCCTCGACACCTCGGGCATGTCGGCGGATGCCCCGCCCAAGCGCGCCGGCCAGCGGCTCACGCTCGTGGGCAAGTCGCTGCTGGTCATGCGGGCGCACGCCGTCGACGAGGCGGAGCCCGACCACTCGGTCGCCGCGTCGCTCGCGGTGCGGAGCGCGCAGACCGGGGCGATCCCGGTGCAGTCGAGCGCCGCGTTCGACGCGATGCTCGCGCGCGGCGGGGGCGACATCGAGACCGAGGACCCGGAGCCGGGCCAGGAGGCGCGCGAGGCCGCGGCCGAGGCAGCGGCGGCCGGCGATGCCGAGGCGGCCGAGCGCGAGGCCGCGGCCGAGGCCGAGGCGGTCGCCGAGGCCGCCACCGAGATCGAGGCGAAGGCGGCGGCGCGGGTCGCGTCACCGCGGTCGGCGTCGGCCGCGGTCGAGGCGACGGATGCCGCGAGCGCGACCCGCACGCCGACGAAGCCGATCCCGTCGCCGGTCGACGACGAGCCCGATGCGCCGGCCGACTCCGACTCCGAACCACCCGAACCATCCGAACCATCCGAACCACCCACGGAGGACTGA
- a CDS encoding M15 family metallopeptidase — protein sequence MAAASRSRASRQGRRNTTAIVVSLVVALVAALAAGALFGAFAGAGSSSAEPTETATPTPRPEPASTPTAEPVDTFDRQANSLDDPTSIWVVVNKLNPLEPANFVPPDLVQVPVAHTWVPEMRQEASDAIVAMFTAASEEAGLALASNSAYRSYDSQAAIYTGNDLLTARPGYSEHQTGLTMDIGAASGVCSLDVCLADTAEGIWLRDNAWRFGFILRYPADKTEVTGYQFEPWHFRYVGTDLSTEMHETGVTTLEEFFGLPAAPEYPADQG from the coding sequence ATGGCCGCCGCTTCCCGATCCCGGGCCTCGCGCCAGGGGCGCCGCAACACCACCGCGATCGTCGTCTCCCTCGTCGTCGCGCTCGTCGCCGCCCTCGCGGCCGGCGCGCTGTTCGGCGCGTTCGCGGGGGCGGGCAGCTCGTCGGCCGAGCCGACCGAGACCGCCACGCCGACCCCGCGGCCCGAGCCCGCGTCGACGCCCACCGCCGAGCCGGTCGACACGTTCGATCGCCAGGCCAACTCGCTCGACGATCCGACCAGCATCTGGGTCGTGGTCAATAAGCTCAACCCGCTCGAGCCCGCGAACTTCGTTCCGCCCGACCTCGTGCAGGTGCCGGTCGCGCACACCTGGGTGCCCGAGATGCGGCAGGAGGCGTCCGACGCCATCGTCGCCATGTTCACCGCCGCCTCGGAGGAGGCCGGCCTCGCGCTCGCCTCGAACTCCGCCTACCGCAGCTACGACTCGCAGGCGGCGATCTACACCGGCAACGACCTGCTCACCGCGCGACCCGGCTACAGCGAGCACCAGACCGGCCTGACGATGGACATCGGCGCAGCGTCGGGCGTCTGCTCGCTCGACGTGTGCCTCGCCGACACCGCAGAGGGCATCTGGCTGCGCGACAACGCCTGGCGGTTCGGCTTCATCCTGCGCTACCCGGCCGACAAGACCGAGGTCACCGGGTACCAGTTCGAGCCGTGGCACTTCCGCTACGTCGGCACCGACCTCTCGACCGAGATGCACGAGACCGGCGTCACCACGCTCGAGGAGTTCTTCGGGCTCCCCGCAGCGCCGGAGTACCCGGCCGACCAGGGGTAG
- a CDS encoding amidase domain-containing protein yields MQNTSFHRARARVVALPATTVRRVVLSTAAFGTVAACALGAVVTNSWAAPKTLTAAAQASLENAELVASVTPAPAEPVVFDGASIDEIPVTGGTEVSVEGTDLTMVAAVAVDGDEVEIIDHADDAIAFEMPAADAGRTGDVDVTFLDEDGEEIPVVDPAAVVDNSASVAGTELVQVLTEDGALAPVADEADDVEAAESQADAADAADALVLTYVADPAIEKQMRYVMKYWKSYNSAKYIVISGADCANFTSQSLAARGWEMDSGWNYSAAGYSPSWISSTALRDYLATQTDRATNLGSERSQVKVGDIAQFDWDNSGDRDHTTIVSRVEHTSAGTKIWVAGHTKDTDYWNVDEAIASGGSVYFWSIH; encoded by the coding sequence GTGCAGAACACCTCCTTCCACCGTGCCCGCGCACGGGTCGTCGCGCTGCCCGCGACCACCGTGCGCCGTGTCGTCCTCTCCACCGCCGCCTTCGGCACCGTCGCCGCGTGCGCCCTCGGCGCCGTCGTCACGAACTCGTGGGCAGCGCCCAAGACGCTGACCGCCGCCGCGCAGGCCTCGCTCGAGAACGCCGAGCTCGTGGCATCCGTCACCCCCGCCCCCGCCGAGCCCGTCGTCTTCGACGGCGCGTCGATCGACGAGATCCCGGTCACCGGCGGCACCGAGGTGTCGGTCGAGGGCACCGACCTCACGATGGTCGCCGCGGTCGCCGTCGACGGCGACGAGGTCGAGATCATCGACCACGCGGACGATGCGATCGCGTTCGAGATGCCCGCGGCCGACGCCGGGCGCACCGGCGACGTCGACGTGACCTTCCTCGACGAGGACGGCGAGGAGATCCCCGTGGTCGACCCCGCCGCCGTCGTGGACAACTCGGCGTCGGTCGCCGGCACGGAGCTCGTGCAGGTGCTGACCGAGGACGGCGCGCTCGCGCCCGTCGCAGACGAGGCGGACGACGTGGAGGCGGCGGAGTCGCAGGCCGACGCAGCCGACGCAGCCGACGCCCTCGTGCTCACCTACGTGGCCGACCCCGCCATCGAGAAGCAGATGCGCTACGTCATGAAGTACTGGAAGTCGTACAACAGCGCGAAGTACATCGTGATCTCGGGCGCCGACTGCGCGAACTTCACGAGCCAGTCGCTCGCCGCCCGCGGCTGGGAGATGGACTCGGGCTGGAACTACTCGGCCGCCGGCTACTCGCCGAGCTGGATCAGCTCGACCGCGCTGCGCGACTACCTCGCCACGCAGACCGATCGCGCGACGAACCTCGGCTCGGAGCGCTCACAGGTCAAGGTCGGCGACATCGCCCAGTTCGACTGGGACAACTCGGGCGACCGCGACCACACCACGATCGTCAGCCGCGTCGAGCACACCAGTGCGGGCACCAAGATCTGGGTCGCCGGCCACACCAAGGACACCGACTACTGGAACGTCGACGAGGCGATCGCCTCCGGCGGCTCCGTCTACTTCTGGAGCATCCACTAG
- the treY gene encoding malto-oligosyltrehalose synthase, with product MRRPVSTYRLQVRAGFDLDRVAGIADYVRALGADWLYLSPLLESAGGSDHGYDVVDHSRVDAARGGPEGLARAVAAARAHELGVLLDTVPNHVGVAVPAEMRWWWDVLERGRSSRFAEAFDIDWEFGGGRLRLPVLGSAEDVASLRLVEVEPSEDEADASGPTGDAAGAPRFELHYWDHRFPVASGTAAAGDDPVAVHDRQHYELIDWRRADFDLNYRRFFAVNQLAGVRVEVPWVFDESHAEIVRWLREGLADGIRVDHPDGLRDPGGYLDRLAAATGHAYVLVEKILEGDEPLPPHWEADGTSGYDALADIDRVFVDPAGAPALDALDTELRGGTPAPAWPDLIHTTKRAIADGILHSEVLRLTRELLAPAEPARFDALSAENDDLRRFGDTRVADAVAEVLTCFPVYRSYLPYGREHLEDAVAEARLRRPELAGTIDAVAAVLGDSGHPAAVRFQQTSGMVMAKGVEDTAFYRATRLGTLTEVGADPSEFAIDVPTLHERFARRQAEWPLSMTTLSTHDTKRGEDVRARLSVLAEVPERWAAALGELRAIAPTGDGPFDALLWQAIFGSWPASRERLHAYAEKASREASVSTTWTAPDEAFEQRMHRAVDAAFDDPRAREIVEGLVAELSAPGWSNSLSAKLVQLAGPGVPDVYQGSELWETSLVDPDNRRPVDFGERRRLLAEIDAGALPPVDESGAAKLLVTSRALRLRRDRPERFTRYTPMAVEGPAAAHAIAFDRGGALAVATRLPVGLAARGDDPWAGTVLLRHSGPTVDVLTGRRFEGGVVPMGELLATYPVALLGPA from the coding sequence ATGCGCCGACCGGTCTCGACCTATCGCCTGCAGGTGCGGGCGGGCTTCGACCTCGACCGGGTCGCCGGGATCGCCGACTACGTGCGCGCGCTCGGCGCCGACTGGCTCTACCTCTCGCCGCTGCTCGAGTCGGCGGGGGGCAGCGACCACGGCTACGACGTGGTCGACCACTCGCGGGTCGACGCCGCGCGGGGCGGGCCCGAGGGGCTCGCGCGGGCGGTCGCGGCTGCGCGGGCGCACGAGCTCGGCGTGCTCCTCGACACCGTGCCGAACCACGTCGGCGTGGCGGTGCCCGCCGAGATGCGCTGGTGGTGGGACGTGCTCGAGCGCGGCCGTTCGTCGCGGTTCGCGGAGGCGTTCGACATCGACTGGGAGTTCGGCGGCGGGCGGCTGCGGTTGCCCGTGCTGGGGTCGGCGGAGGACGTCGCGTCGCTGCGGCTGGTCGAGGTCGAGCCGAGCGAAGACGAGGCGGATGCCTCGGGGCCGACGGGCGACGCGGCGGGCGCGCCGCGGTTCGAGCTGCACTACTGGGACCACCGGTTCCCCGTGGCATCCGGAACCGCCGCCGCAGGCGACGACCCGGTCGCCGTGCACGACCGGCAGCACTACGAGCTGATCGACTGGCGGCGGGCCGACTTCGACCTCAACTACCGGCGCTTCTTCGCGGTGAACCAGCTCGCGGGCGTACGGGTCGAGGTGCCGTGGGTGTTCGACGAGTCGCACGCCGAGATCGTCCGCTGGCTGCGCGAGGGGCTCGCCGACGGCATCCGCGTCGACCACCCCGACGGGCTGCGCGACCCGGGCGGCTACCTCGACCGCCTCGCCGCGGCGACCGGGCACGCGTACGTGCTGGTCGAGAAGATCCTCGAGGGCGACGAGCCGCTGCCGCCGCACTGGGAGGCCGACGGCACGAGCGGCTACGACGCGCTCGCCGACATCGACCGCGTCTTCGTCGACCCCGCAGGCGCGCCGGCCCTCGACGCGCTCGACACCGAGCTGCGCGGCGGCACGCCCGCGCCCGCCTGGCCCGACCTCATCCACACCACGAAGCGCGCGATCGCCGACGGCATCCTCCACTCCGAGGTCCTCCGCCTGACCCGCGAACTCCTCGCCCCCGCCGAGCCTGCACGATTCGACGCTCTGAGCGCTGAGAACGACGATTTGCGCAGGTTCGGCGATACGCGGGTCGCGGACGCGGTGGCGGAGGTGCTGACGTGCTTCCCGGTGTACCGGTCGTACCTGCCGTATGGGCGGGAGCACCTGGAGGATGCGGTGGCCGAGGCGCGCTTGCGCCGGCCCGAGCTGGCGGGCACGATCGACGCGGTCGCTGCGGTGCTGGGCGATTCGGGGCATCCGGCCGCCGTGCGGTTCCAGCAGACGAGCGGCATGGTCATGGCCAAGGGCGTCGAGGACACCGCGTTCTACCGGGCGACGAGGCTCGGCACGCTCACCGAGGTGGGCGCCGATCCGTCGGAGTTCGCGATCGACGTGCCGACGCTGCACGAGCGGTTCGCGAGGCGGCAGGCCGAGTGGCCGCTCTCGATGACCACGCTGTCGACGCACGACACGAAGCGCGGCGAGGACGTGCGGGCGCGCCTCTCGGTGCTCGCCGAGGTGCCCGAGCGCTGGGCGGCGGCGCTCGGCGAACTGCGGGCGATCGCGCCGACGGGCGACGGGCCGTTCGACGCGCTGCTCTGGCAGGCGATCTTCGGGTCGTGGCCGGCGTCGCGCGAGCGACTGCACGCCTACGCCGAGAAGGCGTCGCGCGAGGCATCCGTCTCGACCACCTGGACCGCACCCGACGAGGCATTCGAGCAGCGGATGCACCGTGCCGTCGACGCCGCCTTCGACGACCCGCGCGCCCGCGAGATCGTCGAGGGGCTCGTCGCGGAGCTCTCGGCGCCGGGCTGGTCGAACTCGCTGTCGGCGAAGCTCGTGCAGCTCGCCGGGCCCGGCGTGCCCGACGTGTACCAGGGCAGCGAGCTGTGGGAGACGAGCCTCGTCGACCCAGACAACCGGCGGCCCGTGGACTTCGGCGAGCGCAGGCGCCTGCTCGCCGAGATCGACGCGGGCGCGCTGCCGCCGGTCGACGAGTCGGGCGCGGCGAAGCTGCTCGTGACCTCGCGGGCGCTGCGGCTGCGGCGCGACCGTCCGGAGCGGTTCACGCGGTACACGCCGATGGCCGTGGAAGGCCCCGCGGCGGCGCACGCGATCGCGTTCGACCGCGGCGGGGCGCTCGCGGTGGCGACGCGGCTGCCCGTCGGCCTCGCCGCGCGCGGCGACGACCCGTGGGCGGGCACGGTGCTGCTGCGGCACTCCGGGCCGACGGTCGACGTGCTGACCGGGCGGCGTTTCGAGGGCGGCGTCGTGCCGATGGGCGAGCTGCTCGCGACGTACCCGGTGGCGCTGCTGGGGCCGGCGTGA
- a CDS encoding MFS transporter, whose protein sequence is MPEATHRGRRTDARLAMGVLVTSQLLAGLGVATGIAVGGILVEDMTGAVALAGLAQTAIVLGAGLLAVPMARIAVARGRHVALASGYAASAVGAVLIVVAAVTGLAWVLIPGFAGIGAATAAGLQARFAAPEVVRPEFQARAMSLVLWATTIGAVAGPNLSQWGDDVGRGWGLPSFVGPFAFSFVAFAICAVLVAALLRTPPAGTLQDDEPDAEASDEPAPSAFRALRTAVREPQALLAVLAIVTAHTVMVGVMVMTPVHLHVNGLGIPLIGLVVSIHILGMYGASPLVGWLVDRIGTVRVIGIGVVVLAAAVTVGGFFGSGFIGASVALGLLGLGWSAGLIGGSALLTHAVDRRLRVPLQGATDAAMNLAAAASAAFSGLILSAGGYGAVNAVAAVLLLPVVVAAIRVVVRKSALTG, encoded by the coding sequence ATGCCCGAGGCGACGCACCGCGGTCGACGCACCGATGCGCGCCTCGCGATGGGCGTGCTCGTCACGAGCCAGCTGCTCGCGGGGCTCGGCGTGGCCACGGGCATCGCCGTCGGCGGCATCCTCGTCGAGGACATGACCGGGGCGGTCGCCCTCGCCGGCCTCGCGCAGACCGCCATCGTGCTCGGCGCGGGCCTGCTCGCCGTGCCGATGGCGCGCATCGCCGTCGCTCGCGGCCGCCACGTCGCACTCGCGTCCGGCTACGCCGCCTCGGCGGTCGGCGCGGTGCTCATCGTCGTCGCCGCGGTCACCGGGCTGGCCTGGGTGCTGATCCCCGGGTTCGCCGGCATCGGGGCCGCGACGGCCGCCGGCCTGCAGGCCAGGTTCGCGGCGCCCGAGGTCGTGCGCCCCGAGTTCCAGGCCCGAGCGATGTCGCTGGTGCTCTGGGCCACCACGATCGGTGCGGTCGCCGGGCCGAACCTCTCCCAGTGGGGCGACGACGTCGGCCGCGGATGGGGCCTGCCGTCGTTCGTCGGCCCGTTCGCCTTCTCGTTCGTCGCGTTCGCGATCTGCGCCGTGCTCGTCGCAGCGCTGCTGCGCACCCCGCCCGCCGGCACCCTGCAGGACGACGAGCCCGACGCGGAGGCGTCCGACGAGCCCGCGCCGAGCGCGTTCCGCGCGCTCCGCACGGCGGTGCGCGAGCCGCAGGCGCTGCTGGCGGTCCTCGCGATCGTCACCGCGCACACCGTCATGGTCGGCGTCATGGTGATGACGCCCGTGCACCTGCACGTGAACGGCCTGGGCATCCCGCTCATCGGGCTCGTGGTCTCGATCCACATCCTCGGCATGTACGGCGCCAGCCCGCTGGTCGGCTGGCTGGTCGACCGCATCGGCACCGTGCGCGTGATCGGCATCGGCGTGGTCGTGCTGGCCGCCGCGGTCACGGTCGGCGGGTTCTTCGGCAGCGGCTTCATCGGGGCATCCGTCGCCCTGGGCCTGCTGGGGCTCGGCTGGTCGGCGGGCCTGATCGGCGGGTCCGCGCTGCTCACCCACGCGGTCGACCGGCGCCTTCGCGTGCCCCTGCAGGGGGCGACGGATGCCGCGATGAACCTCGCCGCGGCCGCCTCGGCGGCCTTCTCCGGGCTGATTCTCAGCGCCGGCGGGTACGGCGCGGTGAACGCCGTCGCGGCGGTCCTGCTGCTGCCCGTGGTGGTCGCCGCGATCCGCGTCGTGGTGCGGAAGTCGGCGCTCACCGGCTGA
- the treZ gene encoding malto-oligosyltrehalose trehalohydrolase, which produces MTEFRVWAPTPERVTLVAGDERVPMTGGADGWWSAEASAAPGTDYGFLLGDGDTPRPDPRSRRQPDGVHGLSRVFDPGAHHWGDGDWHGRPLAGGVIYELHIGTFTPEGTLDSAIERLDHLVDLGVDFVEVLPVNAFNGTHNWGYDGVAWFAVQETYGGPAAYQRFVDACHRRGLAVIQDVVYNHLGPSGNYLPEFGPYLHQASANTWGLSVNLDGPDSDEVRRYILDNVRMWFRDYHVDGLRLDAVHALLDHRATHLLEEIAIETDAASATLGRPLTLIAESDLNDPRMIRPRAAHGLGMTAQWSDDFHHALHVNLTGETVGYYADFDSVGALAKVLERGFFHDGTFSSFRGRTHGRPIDRERTPASALVVFAQDHDQIGNRAIGDRLTATLGEGRLRLAALLMLTAPNTPMLFMGEEWAASTPWQFFTSHPEPELGRATAEGRIAEFARMGWDPSVVPDPQDPETFTRSKLDWTEPYGDRDDGGDLHARTHALYRELLALRRARPELTDPRFGTVRVEYSEDERWIVLHRGALAVGVNLGDAPVTVPVSGHVLLATDAGASVSPEGLVLPAASGAVLDSA; this is translated from the coding sequence ATGACCGAGTTCCGCGTGTGGGCACCGACGCCCGAGCGGGTCACCCTGGTGGCCGGCGACGAGCGCGTGCCGATGACCGGCGGGGCCGACGGGTGGTGGTCGGCCGAGGCATCCGCCGCCCCCGGCACCGACTACGGGTTCCTCCTGGGCGACGGCGACACGCCGCGGCCCGACCCGCGCTCGCGCCGCCAGCCCGACGGGGTGCACGGGCTCAGCCGCGTGTTCGACCCGGGCGCGCACCACTGGGGCGACGGCGACTGGCACGGCCGGCCGCTCGCGGGCGGGGTGATCTACGAGCTGCACATCGGCACGTTCACGCCCGAGGGCACGCTCGATTCGGCGATCGAGCGGCTCGACCACCTCGTCGACCTCGGCGTCGACTTCGTCGAGGTGCTGCCGGTCAACGCGTTCAACGGCACGCACAACTGGGGCTACGACGGCGTGGCCTGGTTCGCGGTGCAGGAGACCTACGGCGGGCCGGCCGCGTACCAGCGGTTCGTCGACGCGTGCCACCGGCGCGGACTCGCGGTGATCCAGGACGTGGTCTACAACCACCTCGGCCCGAGCGGCAACTACCTGCCCGAGTTCGGGCCGTACCTGCACCAGGCCTCCGCCAACACCTGGGGGCTGTCGGTCAACCTCGACGGGCCGGACTCCGACGAGGTGCGCCGGTACATCCTCGACAACGTGCGGATGTGGTTCCGCGACTACCACGTCGACGGGCTGCGGCTCGACGCCGTGCACGCCCTGCTCGACCACCGCGCCACGCACCTGCTCGAGGAGATCGCGATCGAGACGGATGCCGCCTCAGCGACGCTCGGCCGCCCGCTCACGCTCATCGCCGAGAGCGACCTCAACGACCCGCGCATGATCCGCCCGCGCGCCGCGCACGGGCTCGGCATGACCGCGCAGTGGAGCGACGACTTCCACCACGCCCTGCACGTGAATCTCACCGGCGAGACCGTCGGCTACTACGCCGACTTCGACTCGGTCGGCGCGCTGGCGAAGGTGCTCGAGCGCGGGTTCTTCCACGACGGCACGTTCTCGAGCTTCCGCGGGCGCACGCACGGCCGCCCGATCGACCGCGAGCGCACGCCCGCGTCGGCGCTCGTCGTGTTCGCGCAGGACCACGACCAGATCGGCAATCGCGCGATCGGCGACCGGCTCACCGCGACGCTCGGCGAGGGCCGGCTGCGGCTCGCGGCCCTGCTCATGCTGACCGCGCCGAACACCCCGATGCTCTTCATGGGCGAGGAGTGGGCGGCGTCGACGCCGTGGCAGTTCTTCACGTCGCATCCGGAGCCGGAGCTCGGCCGCGCGACCGCCGAGGGGCGCATCGCCGAGTTCGCGCGCATGGGCTGGGACCCGTCGGTCGTGCCCGACCCGCAGGACCCCGAGACCTTCACGCGCTCGAAGCTCGACTGGACCGAGCCGTACGGCGACCGCGACGACGGCGGGGACCTGCACGCCCGAACGCACGCGCTCTACCGAGAGCTGCTCGCGCTGCGCCGAGCCCGGCCCGAGCTCACCGACCCGCGCTTCGGCACCGTGCGCGTCGAGTACTCGGAGGACGAGCGCTGGATCGTGCTGCACCGCGGCGCGCTGGCCGTCGGCGTGAACCTCGGCGACGCGCCCGTCACGGTGCCGGTCTCCGGTCACGTGCTCCTGGCGACGGATGCCGGCGCCTCGGTGTCGCCCGAGGGCCTGGTGCTGCCCGCGGCATCCGGCGCCGTGCTCGACTCGGCCTGA